TTTGCTATCAGGCACTGTTTTGTGGTACTACATAATGTAGCCAAACAGAGGGTCCTCAGACAGCGGTTGCACATTAGAGTACATATGTGCTGTATATTAGAAATATAGATGGGCAGGaaaaactgtaataaactgtatttagatataaatatatatttatttgttgccTATAAATTACTATAATTACTATGATTTGCACTGTTTTTTCAGAGTACCGCTATACTGCAGCTATCTAATGTGTTTCAAATCAGTTAAATGTCCACTGAATTTAGGTATGGCATCTTAATGAACCACATACAGCCCTTGATCATGCAATAATGTGATAAACATTGTAGGCTATACTTACTATACAGGATACTTTTGGATAAAAGCAGTGAAGCTGCACAGTGATGCAAAATCACCAGTGCTAAATTAACACCTGCAATGTGCACTAGGCtcgcatttatttatttaaaatggttGGTGATTCCGGCTCAGTTAGTCTTTTTAAGTAGTGCTTAGGACTGTTCATTGTGTCTAGAAATGTATAAAGTTGTATGTGTTGTATATTAACATTATACATAATTTCAATTTTCCACAACTGCCTTCTTCCCATCAAGCACAGTACAGACAATACATAGACGTTTCCTTGAAATGATAAACAATGCGTCAATCTTTGTCCTCTAAATGAGTTGACTGTAATGGTGTATGACCTTAGGGTTTGGTGCTCTTCATGTATGACTGAGGCTTGAGGGGGTGGCATGCTGACTATACTTAGAGCCAGAATGATGGAAAGCCAAGAAGCACTTAACTTAATGAGCCGCCAGCACAGAATATACTGCGCCTGCGTTAGGTCCATCAGGGCCTGTGGTCTAAATGGCCAGCAAAAAATCAGCCTCTTACCTCTACAAAGAAATAATACTAGCTCAGATGAAAAGCCATGTATACacacaaatgtaaatgcatcTACTGTATTATTATGTAATACGTATATGTATTTGTATTACATGAATATGACTATTcctaataaaatgtctttttaaggtaataaacttttttttatgcaACCTGGCTTTCTGTATATTTTCATCAGACACTGTGTGAAGGATCGTTTCATCATGTGCTTTTGCGTGACTTCAAGTTTTACACGGACTCATTACACTGCCTTATATTTTTTGCACATACGCTTTGACAGATTACTGTTTTTACGTGGTTGCGATTGTTATTGAGAGCACACTCAGATTATTACCCAAGGTTGATTTGAAGAGAAATGATAGCCCTTGAAATCACTCTAGGTTGGAATCACTGATGAAGCTTAAAAGAAAAGTAGCCCATTAAGTCTTAACAAGAGAGAGCAATCCATCTGAAACCTGTCAATATCTGTGACCACATAATGCACAGCAGCTTAATCAATTATAATTTCAATTATTGACTCTGTAGTTGATTGCATGGCCTTGAAATCAGCCGTACAAATGCTGTGAGATTTCAGTTGCTCAATACTGTACTGCATGTAtgtttttgagcctgtgcatgtaAGTTGCAGTCATAAATGCCAAATCTACATTGTCAGGAATGTCAGCACCGCTGTAATGCATcgcacccccaacccccccccccacaaccccCACTTCACTAGCCTACTACATTCTAGTTGAGCCATTTATTAAATACTCCACCCAATTGCAATAAACAGaggaaatacatttaaacatgaCACAACATGATTAACTTGCATTTGACTGCCTACTGTAACTGACAACATACCATTGTTGCTAAATATGGGTTGATAAATATGGGAGCTACCAGTGTCTTGTATTCAAATGGTCCCACAATGGCCTGTGTGTTTCATGTCATGTGTGTTTCATGTCAGTGCACTTATTTCAGAGCAAATAAACAATGCTGTCTTTATGGCCTgtttataaaaaacaaaaacaatgtctGTCCGCCTGAAAAGGTCTGCTGGATTTTTCCCTTGTGCTTCCCAGTCAGTACAGATGTGCTCGATTGTTATAGAGTAATGCAGAAGTCATGAGTAATGAGATTACTTTGTCCAGGGAATAAATAAGTAACGTAATCCCATTACGGTTTGAGAGAAGTAATAATTTCTTATGGATTACTTTCATTTAAGAACTACCCCGACACTCTCTGAGAGCTTTACATAAAAGGGTTGTAATTTCAAGACTGTTCACTCAATATGGATGCTCACATTCACAGAGTGCACTGTATATCTTTCTAGGACACACTAGTGGATACAGCCTCGAAGTCAATACCTTCAATAATAATTAGTTTACTCCTAATTGGGAGATTTCACTTAGCTTCCTCAGTCTCTTCCTAGACATAGCATTAAAGTCTGcactaaaaaaaatgtttccagATAAGCTGGGATAATGCATCCAATCCCATCTAGCTTTTCTAATTCATGTAGAAGGTTTACTAGACTGACGCAttcaaagctgcactatgtaagatttagtTTTGTTCAAACTAAAAAAAGCAGCATTAAGTAGAAGAAGTGTCTGTAGGGGAAAGAAGCTAAATGATGAGGTCTTTGTGCTGCTACGAGATACCCTGTAATAGTCCGAAATAATAATTCAGATGTCAGAGTTGACCGCTCAGATTTCGCAGACCACTTCATACATCTTTACGTATTAATGTCACACATACAGAcgcaaaaagaaggtctggctaaatgtttacataccaaatgcaaaatcaacatgaCACTGATGAAggtatgatgacaatagtagatcattcactaACATCCTCAGACATCAAGTCCTTCACCAAggtttgactgagttctctttgaaagCTTCCAACTCAGGGAAGAAGTTCAAAGCACAACCGAAGGTACAAAATGTTCATCCACATGTTGCAGGCACATGTTGTGTATGACAGCATGGGTAACATTGAGCAAGTGTAAAGAACAAAAACCCCTGAAAATCTTCCAAAAACGTGACTGTtccagaaaaaacaacaaaaaaacataaaataaaatattctgcCATGTGATGTTGCTTGCAACATGTGAAACTGTGCATCAAGTTAGCTCGTTATATCTACCCAACATCCACTGAAAATTATTTTAAGCCTCTATTTGCGTTCCAAGACAATCCAACTGCCACCATCTTTGCTTGCAAATACCTCCAATTGCATATTAGCTCAGGACAGCCATAACCATTATTACAAAATTTACTATTTCCATATTCCATCAATAAATAGCAGAAAGATCACTGATGAGACAAGACTCATTTATGTTAAGTGAACAGTACAATTTGCAAGGCAGTCAAAGACAGCATCTTCAGAGGCCATTATAAAGAATACAACAATTGGAAAGAAAGTAAAGCATAATATAAAAAGCTGAGAGAAACTGAACTAAAACTGAAGGAGCTTTTTCTAATCATAGTAGAACTATCACTAATACAAAAAATATCCTATAATGAAGTCCACTTATGaatttttatgtagttttatgtCCCAAAATGGGCTTCATTTTTGACCTataccttagaattaaacaagctgtttgtgttactATACCATAACGAATGGCATCTGTTGTGGAGTGGCTGCTTTgttgaaacactccttttaacttcagctagaatgggtggggctaaactgctgtaggctgaataggcagatgtcTGTGAATGTGACATTACAAAACTAGTGAATgcaaaatgtgctgttttttcacaCGTTAGTTTCCACACATGGACTTTATAGACTGTGAAGTGAACCCTAATTCAAAAAAGGTGAGAACATTTTGTTACTCCATAAAATGGGCCCTTTATTTTCAAAGCTATCTTACATCTagtggttttatttcattatgtcattattaaatggtaaaaagaataataaaaagcagAGTACTGCTGAGAGGAAGGAAAATTGCCAGAGGAATATttcttgaaaagaaaaaaagttaaattcaCCGTCTTGTGAACCTAGTGAACACAAAGTAACTCTGCCCACAACAGTCTACAACACGGGGACAAACTCTATTAACCTTAAAGCTCAACTCCTTTTATTATTTCTGTCCTCTGTCTACAATTTCAGTATCCTACACCACATATGTGCCTGAGCTGAAATACCACTGGGGGGACAGGTAGTTTAATGGATTGCAACTATTGTCCTGGAACAGATTGAACCTCTTAGAGAGTGTGAGTAAGGAATGTGGTCTGACTTTCAAGTAACACAGGCCTCCAAGTTCGTTTTTTCACACTACCCTTCACAATAAAATGGATTATTATATCAGTGTGCCATGTTTTCTCATTACCATATTCAATCATATTAATCATACGGCTACGCATTACATCATGCAATATAGTAGTAAAAGGGACTTGCCTCTGTTTACATAGCAGGCAAGATGGTTGGCCACGACAAATGGACCAGTGCTACCTTTATTTTCTCCATGAGAAATTTCTATCTCCTATTCAACTGCTTTGAAATTAAGGCTTTAATGTACCAGAGCCAATGCTAACTTACTACACTCTTAAATGCATCTCCTTGTAAACCACCCTGCAATGTCCTTGAGTTTCCTCAAGCCAATGCTGAGAGCCAAACTGAACCCTTTGCCAAAGCCTTCAGAAAGCCATGACTCACACTCAGTGTCAATGGCAATTTTGTACATTTGTGCTGTGCCGAGCTATGCAGCGGGGCTAAGTTTAGCCagtgaaatgaaaaagcaaagcaaCTTGAATTCATGGCAGACGTCAGAGCCTCCATCCACTCAGGAGGCCTTTCTGGAGCACTGAGTGAATTGTAAAGCACTTATACCTGCAGGCAGAACAGAGGAGAACTGCGTTGAGCTTTTGTTTGCGAAGGTGAATGCGTCTCATGTGATTTACTAGTCTGTCTGATTCACAACTGCAGCTCTTTTTGAACACAACTCCTTTTTATACAGTCCCGACTGCAGGTTTAGCATGCAGCCCATGTCTAACAAAGCATCCTACGCCTCTAAAAAGGACGCCTCCTTTCATTTGCCTTTATTAAGGCACATTTTTCACCTTAATACAGAAGTTCATAGGTGTTCATCACTTAAGATCATAACTCTATTCATGCGTAATCATGATACTTTACATAACTAGCCACAAGTTTTACTGAAACATTTCTGGGCATTAGTTTTAAGGAGTGATCAAATgagaattccactgatattttttttaaatccccaCTAATTAAATCCTAAAGATGCaaacagtcatttagagtggtttaatgtgaatgtgccactgtagagaaacttcagAGTTGTTCAAAAAGCTACCTCACATTATTacaggaaatggttatgaatatgttgtctgatgcctgagacaatcatatttttaataatgcatTTAGGCGGAGGGgtatatgcagggtgttgtgatgTAAATTAGTCCCCAGTGAAAACttgttttgttgtatttaccactgttttaccattatcacCCTTACAGAAAACTCACATCAATTTTTACGTGATTAAATGTGGTTTTTGTACACTTCATGTGAAATACATGTGACTTTTCTTCAATggcaacattacatataaaaccaaaTAAGATACTTGCAGTATCTTTCACTGgtcaatttaaataaaatggccatatttgtgttgtagacatcctGACCGCTGgtccccatcaccaccaccgtaaagaaatctgtctgtaggtttctctacagtgaaccatatCACATCCAACCaatccgaatgactttgtttacattgaattatgtagaaattttgaaaagtcagtggaattccccttttgaGTTTCAAATCATTACTTATTACCTGTCACAGTCATTTCTCAGTAGTAGCTGTCATGATATGTTGTTAGGCTTTCCCTCCCCATATGAAAATCTGATATGCAGCCATACATGCACATGTCATAAAGGATCaggcatatattttaaaatatacattaatatatGTTGGGTACATATGTGTAAGTATCAAATATTATCACATAAACGCATAATATATGGATGATACATATATGTTTGATATGTGGTTGAATACATCCCAATACAGCTATAATTGTCAAACTAACTGTttgattttaaatattatattatttaaatgtgcTAGGGAATAAAactttcataatttttttttttaagttgagtTATACTGATTTTCACTTAAACTGGAAATATGCAGATGCATTCAAGGTGCATAAAACTTTGTTATTTAAGATGAAGATGGCATACATGAGTGATATATGCCACcaatatatgattatatatggTTTTCTATCATGCATtgctaaatatatacactgctcaaaaaaataaagggaacacttaaacaacacagtataactccaagtaaatcaaacctctgtgaaatcaaactgtccacttaggaagcaacactgattgacaatcaatttcacagctgttgtgcaaatggaacagacaacaggtggaaattattggcaattagcaagacacactcaataaaggagtggttctgcaggtggggaccacagaccacttctcagtacctttctgctttctggctgatgttttggtcacttttgaatgttggtggtgcttccacactcatggtagcatgagacggactctacaacccacacaagtggctcaggtagtgcagctcatccagtgcgagctgtggcaagaaggtttgctgtgtctgtcagcgtagtgtccagaggctggaggagctaccaggagacaggccagtacaccaggagatgtggaggaggccgtaggagggcaacaacccagcagcaggaccgctacctccgcctttgtgcaaggaggaacaggaggagcactgccagagccctgcaaaatgacctccagcaggccacaaatgtgcatgtgtctgcacaaacggttagaaaccgactccatgaggatggtatgagggcctgacgtccacagatgggggttgtgctcacagcccaacaccgtgcaggacgcttggcatttgtcagagaacaccaggattggcaaattcgcctctggtgccctgtgctcttcacagatgaaagcaggttcacactgagcacatgtgacagacgtgacagagtctgtagacgccgtggagagcgacatccttcagcatgaccggtttggcagtgggtcagtaatggtgtggggtggcatttctttggagggccgcacaggccaccatgtgctcgccagaggtagcctgacggccattaggtaccgagatgagatcctcagaccccttgtgagaccatatgctggtacggttggccctgggttcctcctaatgcaggacaatgctagacctcatgtggctggagtatgtcagcagttcctgcaagatgaaggcattgaagctatggaccggcccgctcgttccccagacctgaatccgattgagcacatctgggacatcgtgtctcgctccatccaccaacgtcacgttgcaccacagactgtccaggagctggcgaatgctttagtccaggtctgggaggagatccctcaggagaccatctgccacctcatcaggagcatgcccaggcattgtagggaggtcatacaggcacgtggaggccacacacaatactgagcctcaatttggcttgttttaaggacattacatcaaagttggatcagcctgtagtgtgtttttccactttaattttgtgtgtgactccaaatccaggcctccattggttaataaatttgatttccattgatgatttttgtgtgattttgttgtcagcacattcaactttgtacagaacaaagtattcagtagaatatttcattcattcagatctaggatgtgttatttgagtgttccctttatttttttgagcagtgtatataaaacaTACATGCTCCTATGTGGCAAATGTAAGTTGGATATCAGGGAACTGCTAATATGTATCACAGTTATGTGAAATCCATATATTGCTATATATCTTAATCTTTATGGTTTGAGCCGGGCAACGGGCCGTAATCTGCTGGATTTGCTTCAAAAACTTACACGTAAATTGCAAATACCtcgtttttactgttttatattgtaatattcACTGTCTGTGCTCATCAGTGAGTGAAGTTAAAACACGGTTCTTTTACATGAACTTTAGCTCATCGCTGTTCGAAGGAAACGACCGCGTCTGTGTTGCCACGGGAACGTACTGCCCAATCAGAATGGCTCTTGAATGGTCGGTCAAAATTTGAACCAATCCGGTTAGGTCTTCTTGTGCTTTTCAACAGTTTGAAACGCGAGTGAACAGTGCATctggagtttgtgtttgtgttgtcaaGTTCCTGTTATAAGTAACCGCGCAAGAAAGGGAACGACAGACTCGCTTTCGGTCGCCCCGATAAGGTAACGAAAGTCATTCTGAACTTGTGCGTCTAATAAGTCGTCGTTAGAAAGGAAACTGTCGAActgctagctaatgttagccgGTTACTTCGCTAACTAGCGTTAGCTAGCAGTGCTAGTGAGCAGGACTCTGGGTATTAGCTGATGTGAAATTGGAAAGTTTACAGGTTTGATGAGGATTTGAGCTCTGTGCCTTGTCAGGGTGTTGTTGCCAACGTTGCATGTTAAATCACTCCGACAGAAGAAGTGCTCGAAAAATCAGGTTTAGCTGTTAGCTTGCCAAGATGCTTGAGTTTGAAGTCTCAGATGAGTTGCTGGTGAATTATGTATAAGAGAATGTTGTTTGCCTGTATATTCCCGTTTCAGATGTCCTCAGATGAAGGGGAACTCAACAGTCCAGACCTACCAAGGGACTCAGACAGAGGTAGCTCGGTGTCCTCTGAACTTCAAGTGAGTGATTTCCTTCAAAGAAGTAGgttaacatttcacataaacTGTCTTACTGATAGGGGAGGTGCGATTTCCATTGTACACACTTTTTCACCCACTTTCTGCAGTGCTTACCTTTTTGAAGTCCAAGTGTTTTCTCAGTTTGCACATTTTCTTGCATTAGGATGAGTATGAAGAACTGCTTCGCTTTGCTGTGGTCACTCCTAAGTATGAGCCAAATCTTCCGTCACAGCTAATGAGAAGCTCTTTTCCTTCTAAAAGTGCCCAGTATTCGAGATTAATGGATGATGCAGGACTTCAGCATGAGCACGAGGGTTAGATGCagtcctcaaaaaaaaaaataccatacTACAGTAGACAATAGTAAAATGAATATCTAACCACCGATTATATTTTCTGTCTTAGACATCACAGAAAATGGGAGACAGTCTGTACCTGCAAATGAGATGATTTCAGCCAGGGCTACTCCACAGTTAGGTGGTTCCAGACCACAGAGTCAGATTTCTGAAGGTAAACTTATCACTGCAACAAATATATTCAGTAGCAAATCTCAGACTTGAGTACTTTTTACTACTGTCAGTAAATATAGCATTTTCTTCAGGGGAGGAGATGGCTGCCAGGTCTGAAGGAGAGTCAGAGAGACGCTCTGAATCGGACAGATCTGGGCAGAGCAGTCCAGATCCTGTTATCACTTCGCTGACCGAGATGTTTATCTCGGAGGAGAACCTGAACAAGATGGAGAATATTCTGGATATCTGGAGCAGCAACCTGAAGGTCTGACTATCctctaaaatgtgtttgttattgTCTTATATTTACTTCAGTCTGTACGTACATGGTGTGTTTAAAGAAAGAGCCATAATTCCCAAATGGTCCACCCTATATTGATGTCAATACCATAGAAATAAAGCTGAATTTCATAGTTATTATTGgctttaaaaacagtttgttaGAGTACAAGGACGAAAGAAGATTGGTCACTTAGTTATGTATGTAACTATCACGTGTATTAAAGCCTAGAGAAAACAGTTGTGatttccaacttcattggaattctTGTCTCTTCAGAATGTTTTTTGGAGTCAGTGCTCTAAATTAGCCTTTTTCCACAGTGCGTTTCCTTAGGTATCAAGCCTGGTAGATAATACCTCATCTCTATCTTTTCATAGAGTAATGTGATGATGGAGCTAAGGAAATGGAAATTGGCCTTTGTGGAGCAGCACAGGCTGGAGATGAGAAAGGAGAGGGATAAACATGCTGCTCATATAGCAGGTATTAATGCAGAGATGGACAGCCTCAAAGACCTGCTCAACACCTACCAGATCTCCAATCAGAGAAAAGATGAGGTGTGTGCCCACTGACACAGAtccatttttgttcattataATGGTGCTAAATGTCCAAGTTCTGGTATCAGACAGgatcagcattttttttttttcttcagtgatcTGATAGCAGTATTATTATGCATATCTGAtgaaaaattaagtaaatgcCCTTAAATCCACTTGGTTACCTCATCTTTCTGCCGTTGCAGGTGATTGTGAATCTTACACGGGCGGTTGACAGGCAGCGGGAGCGGCTGGAGCTGATGAGGAGCTTCACTCAGTGGAGGATCAAGCACTGCACTGCCAAGGAAGAGGTGAGCCGGGCGACAGGGCCACAGTAGAGCAGTCTGACAGCCCAGTGGCACTCAGACTAAGGGCCAGCACCTTTTCAGATGCCTTTATTTATATCATGGTTTATAGTGATATTTATGCGTAGCTTGGACAGCACTGGGTGCCCCCACACTCTCTCTTTGAGTCCTGTCATTGAGAGATTGTTTACCTCCTGACCTCTGCTTTGAGAGTGAGAAAGTTTTTGATCTGTCTcagtaaatgtcaaaacattccaaaaataCAAACGTTTTGTGTGGTTAAATCTTCAGGATAAATGCATTGTCATACATTGTCTGTCTTATTTTTTCCCTGCCAATCTGAAACATTTTGGTTATTCACAAGATTCTGCCCACATAAAAGGTGATGTAGGAAGTAATTTGCTCACCTGATGATGACCCGTCATATTTGAATTTTTTCCTCTGGGTCACTGTTTTCTTCCCTGGCCTTTAGGCACATGGGGCCAAGTTGGCAGATCAGCACTACCAGCTGCAGCTCAAGAGGAAGGTGTGGGCTGGCTGGCACTCACTCATCCAGAAAGACTGGAGGGAGAGGGTAGAGCAGGCCTGTCGAACACGTGCTGAGGATGTCTGCCTGCAGCTGTCTGCAGACTATGAGGCTAAGCTGCTGGAGGTAGGAGCACCATTGAGTTGATTTGAACCGCATGGCCATATTatgtttttgattaaaaaaagaaaagaaattagGCTGAGCCTTGATCAGTTCTAGGGTGGTATCATTTCTTATGGGTAAATTCTCAGACTTGataatgacacatttttttcttcactgttacaattcagaattatttaaaaaaaaataataatacacatgTCTGGAAgagctgtttacatttagagctttaatcaAGCCTGAAATTTTGTTCCAAAGCTGAATACAGCCTGAGAACAGAGGACTTCCTGTCAATCCAAACCTGAGCCACTTAACACTTCCCAACTCCATGTTTGACTACAGAgcgagcataattagtcctgtttaattgaatttagtgtagcacagtatgtgaaatgttaaatacaaataattggatttttagattttttttttatagtatatttttaatgtggccctggacagtgtagaaaagaggtgaagaagagggtgcaggcagggtggagtgggtggagatgggtgtcagggctgatgtgtgacagaaggatagcagcaagagtgaaagggaaggtttacaagacagtagtgcatcctgctatgatgtatggtttggagactgtggctctgtctaaaagacaggaggttgagctggaggtggcgagatgaagatgctgagtttttcattgggagtgacaaggatggacaagattagaaatgagcagatcagagggacagtgaaggtggagcagtttggagataaagccagagaggccaggttgagatggtttggacatgtgttgaggaggaatagtggatatattgggcaaagcatgttggagatggagctgccgggtagaaggagaagaggtagacctcagagaaggtttatggatgtagtgaaggtggacatggagatggttggtgtagaagtagaggaggcagtggatagggcaagatggaggcagatgatccgctgtggcgacccctaaagggagcagccgaaagaagaagatttttAATGTGGCCCTACTGTTTTAACTTTGCAGATgccatgaaaaaaataaatattgtgacttaCCATACATCATGAAAACCTCTGGAGGGGtcatgatattacatttttgccttgTCGCCCAGCTCTGACACAAAAGCATAGTCAGTTGACCAAAGTTAAATTTTGAAGTTTAAATTTTGCTGTAACAAATTCATCAAGCACTGCTTATGAACATCTGAATTTTTTGTAGCCTGGATTGTTTGTTGTCTTCCAATAATGGGATATTCTCACTGAAACTCTTTCTGTGCATAGAACCTGTTGCACAtaacaaaaaattattttggccaaataaatataaacgtCCTTTTGGCTGCACTCAATTATACTCTCCTAAGTCATGTCACgttttacttttccatttttcctATGAGTGTAGTCCTTCTGGA
This sequence is a window from Pygocentrus nattereri isolate fPygNat1 chromosome 20, fPygNat1.pri, whole genome shotgun sequence. Protein-coding genes within it:
- the poc5 gene encoding centrosomal protein POC5 isoform X3 → MSSDEGELNSPDLPRDSDRGSSVSSELQDEYEELLRFAVVTPKYEPNLPSQLMRSSFPSKSAQYSRLMDDAGLQHEHEDITENGRQSVPANEMISARATPQLGGSRPQSQISEAFSSGEEMAARSEGESERRSESDRSGQSSPDPVITSLTEMFISEENLNKMENILDIWSSNLKSNVMMELRKWKLAFVEQHRLEMRKERDKHAAHIAGINAEMDSLKDLLNTYQISNQRKDEVIVNLTRAVDRQRERLELMRSFTQWRIKHCTAKEEAHGAKLADQHYQLQLKRKVWAGWHSLIQKDWRERVEQACRTRAEDVCLQLSADYEAKLLEHVEALQKAQAEIQRLHIERERYEESMKKAFMRGVCALNIEALSMFQTGDTGRQERDAPLSGEEPGCSTMASRPLRTASARLSPIVMESPVLPAPSRSNAEDTEAEQFTSLAGSSAAASRAEALPSTTISSARIVTAGQQKASKTVTARITGRSELAKAGCPPGNLHVMGVAPPMSSVIVERHHPVTQLTVGQATAAKFPRSALQSQTVSSTKSSSSQPRTHSSAFHIHSIKVVD
- the poc5 gene encoding centrosomal protein POC5 isoform X4 codes for the protein MSSDEGELNSPDLPRDSDRGSSVSSELQVSDFLQRNITENGRQSVPANEMISARATPQLGGSRPQSQISEAFSSGEEMAARSEGESERRSESDRSGQSSPDPVITSLTEMFISEENLNKMENILDIWSSNLKSNVMMELRKWKLAFVEQHRLEMRKERDKHAAHIAGINAEMDSLKDLLNTYQISNQRKDEVIVNLTRAVDRQRERLELMRSFTQWRIKHCTAKEEAHGAKLADQHYQLQLKRKVWAGWHSLIQKDWRERVEQACRTRAEDVCLQLSADYEAKLLEHVEALQKAQAEIQRLHIERERYEESMKKAFMRGVCALNIEALSMFQTGDTGRQERDAPLSGEEPGCSTMASRPLRTASARLSPIVMESPVLPAPSRSNAEDTEAEQFTSLAGSSAAASRAEALPSTTIVNTALPPGGSTNSFRKSSARIVTAGQQKASKTVTARITGRSELAKAGCPPGNLHVMGVAPPMSSVIVERHHPVTQLTVGQATAAKFPRSALQSQTVSSTKSSSSQPRTHSSAFHIHSIKVVD
- the poc5 gene encoding centrosomal protein POC5 isoform X2, which gives rise to MSSDEGELNSPDLPRDSDRGSSVSSELQDEYEELLRFAVVTPKYEPNLPSQLMRSSFPSKSAQYSRLMDDAGLQHEHEDITENGRQSVPANEMISARATPQLGGSRPQSQISEGEEMAARSEGESERRSESDRSGQSSPDPVITSLTEMFISEENLNKMENILDIWSSNLKSNVMMELRKWKLAFVEQHRLEMRKERDKHAAHIAGINAEMDSLKDLLNTYQISNQRKDEVIVNLTRAVDRQRERLELMRSFTQWRIKHCTAKEEAHGAKLADQHYQLQLKRKVWAGWHSLIQKDWRERVEQACRTRAEDVCLQLSADYEAKLLEHVEALQKAQAEIQRLHIERERYEESMKKAFMRGVCALNIEALSMFQTGDTGRQERDAPLSGEEPGCSTMASRPLRTASARLSPIVMESPVLPAPSRSNAEDTEAEQFTSLAGSSAAASRAEALPSTTIVNTALPPGGSTNSFRKSSARIVTAGQQKASKTVTARITGRSELAKAGCPPGNLHVMGVAPPMSSVIVERHHPVTQLTVGQATAAKFPRSALQSQTVSSTKSSSSQPRTHSSAFHIHSIKVVD
- the poc5 gene encoding centrosomal protein POC5 isoform X1 — protein: MSSDEGELNSPDLPRDSDRGSSVSSELQDEYEELLRFAVVTPKYEPNLPSQLMRSSFPSKSAQYSRLMDDAGLQHEHEDITENGRQSVPANEMISARATPQLGGSRPQSQISEAFSSGEEMAARSEGESERRSESDRSGQSSPDPVITSLTEMFISEENLNKMENILDIWSSNLKSNVMMELRKWKLAFVEQHRLEMRKERDKHAAHIAGINAEMDSLKDLLNTYQISNQRKDEVIVNLTRAVDRQRERLELMRSFTQWRIKHCTAKEEAHGAKLADQHYQLQLKRKVWAGWHSLIQKDWRERVEQACRTRAEDVCLQLSADYEAKLLEHVEALQKAQAEIQRLHIERERYEESMKKAFMRGVCALNIEALSMFQTGDTGRQERDAPLSGEEPGCSTMASRPLRTASARLSPIVMESPVLPAPSRSNAEDTEAEQFTSLAGSSAAASRAEALPSTTIVNTALPPGGSTNSFRKSSARIVTAGQQKASKTVTARITGRSELAKAGCPPGNLHVMGVAPPMSSVIVERHHPVTQLTVGQATAAKFPRSALQSQTVSSTKSSSSQPRTHSSAFHIHSIKVVD
- the poc5 gene encoding centrosomal protein POC5 isoform X5, coding for MRSSFPSKSAQYSRLMDDAGLQHEHEDITENGRQSVPANEMISARATPQLGGSRPQSQISEAFSSGEEMAARSEGESERRSESDRSGQSSPDPVITSLTEMFISEENLNKMENILDIWSSNLKSNVMMELRKWKLAFVEQHRLEMRKERDKHAAHIAGINAEMDSLKDLLNTYQISNQRKDEVIVNLTRAVDRQRERLELMRSFTQWRIKHCTAKEEAHGAKLADQHYQLQLKRKVWAGWHSLIQKDWRERVEQACRTRAEDVCLQLSADYEAKLLEHVEALQKAQAEIQRLHIERERYEESMKKAFMRGVCALNIEALSMFQTGDTGRQERDAPLSGEEPGCSTMASRPLRTASARLSPIVMESPVLPAPSRSNAEDTEAEQFTSLAGSSAAASRAEALPSTTIVNTALPPGGSTNSFRKSSARIVTAGQQKASKTVTARITGRSELAKAGCPPGNLHVMGVAPPMSSVIVERHHPVTQLTVGQATAAKFPRSALQSQTVSSTKSSSSQPRTHSSAFHIHSIKVVD